CATCGGGCAGCAGATAGACGCAGCGGATCTCCGAGGTCAGCATCTGGTACAGCCGGTCGGTCAGCAGCTCGATCCCGGCCAGATAGACGCGCAGCCGCTCCACACCCAGCGCAGCAAGGCCGGGGCCGGTGCTGCGCAAACGAAGGCGGAACAGGCTGCGCGCCCGCTCCGCCTGCACGATGTCGGCGTAGCTGTCGTCGAAGCCGGCATAGGTCGGCTCCAGCGGCCAGACCGTCGCCGGATAGCAGGTGCGGAAGCGCACCACCGGCGCGCCCTTCTCCCCGCTGGCGGCGAAGAACTGCCGGCCGCGCTCCACGGTCAGGCCGGTGGTCAGCTTGCCCGCCTCCTCCGGCGGGCGGAACTGTGCGATGGCCATGGACGGAATCGGCGTCGAGAATTGCGGATAGAGGATATCCAGCAGCGCCGTCGGGATGATCGGGAATTCCTGGTCGATGACATGCTGGATGCGCGCCGTCAGGAAGGCCACGGATTCGATCAGCCGCTCGACATCCGGGTCGGTGACGGTATCGCCCGCGACATCCAGCCGGCGCGCGATCTGCGGATATTGCCGGGCGAAATCCGCCCCCTCCCGGCGCAGGAAGGACAGCTCGCGCTGATAATAGGGCAGCAGCGTCTCGTAGCCGTCCATCTCAGCCCTCCCCCGCCAGCGTCACGTTGCGCCCGTTCAGCAGGAACACCACGGCGCGCTGATAGCCCATCAGCGTCACCGTCGCGGTCAGCCGCGCCTCCAGCGGGCGCAGCCGGTCGCGCGTTGGTTCAATGGCGATGGAGACGTCGGACAGGCGCGGCTCGTAGCTGGCGATCGCCGCCTCCAGGCAGCGCGCCATCAGCTGCCGGTCGGACAGCGAGACGGCGGTGAAATCCACCGTGCCCGGCACGCCATAGGAGGTGACAAGGCGCGGCCCGGCCAGATAGGAGTCGACCGAGCGGTCGGCGCGCGAGCCCAGCAGCCGGACCAGCGCGCCGCGGATCGAGTCCGCCAGCGCCGGCCCGTCCAGCACCAGCGGCGTATCGCGAGCGGACAGCCGCTCGAACAGCGGCGCGCGCTGGCCGTAGAGTTCGCGGGGCGGCATGGCGGATCACGCGACCCGGGCTACTTGCCCTGGCCGGTCGCCTTTTCCAGATCGTACTCGGTCTCGACCTTGCCCTTCTGGTCGCCTTCCTTGGTCTCGAACTGGTAGCTCCAGGTGATCTTGGTGAAGTTGAAGGTGACCGATTCGACGGGCAGCTCGTTGCCGCCGGCATTCAGCGACACGGAGGAGACCATCGCGTTCTCCAGCGTGTAGGTCATCGCCTCGATGGGTTTGTCGCCCGAGGTGCGGATCAGATAGATGTAGATCTTCCCCAGCTCCGTCGCCAGGCAGCAGGCGAGGTTCAGCTTCGGCGTCGCCTGGTCGAGATATTTCGAGACGGTGATGTCCTGCACCTGCGCGCGGCCGGTGGCACGGCCGCCGCCCGAGGAGTCGAAATGCAGCGGCATCGCCACGCCGGTCGAATAGCCCAGGATGTTGATCTCGTCAGTGTGCTTGTCGAGCGTGCATTCGCCCTTGATGGCGTATTTGTCGGCGATCTTGAGGACGATGTAGTCCATGGGGGCCTCCCTGGCCGTCTGGAGCCTGTCGCTTTAGCCCTTGCGGGCTGTCGGGATTACGCGGCGGCGGCCGGCGGCGGCAGCTCGGCCACCAGGCTGATCGTCACCTCCACTCCTTCGAGCTGGAAGAAGGGCTGCAGATAGACCGTCGCGGTGTAGTAGCCGGGCTTGCCGGGCACGGGCTGCACATCGGCCCGCGCGTTGCGCAGCGGATAGCGCGCCTTCACGCTCTGCTGCGCCTCGTCATCCAGCAGCACCAGCGTGCCCAGCCAGTCATTCACCATGTTCTGCAGGGTGGCGGAGGTCTCGAAGCTGCCCACCGTGTCGCGCAGCATCACCTTGATGTACTGCGCGATGCGCGCCGCGTTCAGCATGTAGGGCAGCGTCGCCGACAGCGCCTCGCTGGCGTTCGCGGCCTGGCCGGCGGCGCTGGAATTATCCCATTTCGGCGGGTTGTGAATGGTCCGCCCGCCGAACACCACCGCCTGGTTGGTGAGCTTGCGGTTGCAGATGGCGATGAAGCCGAGGTCGTTCAGCTCCGCCTCGCGGCGGTCCGGGATCATCACCTGGGTCGGAATCTTCATCGCCTGTTCGCCGGCCGCCGTAGTGAAGGTATAGACCGGCAGGTTCTCGATCAGCCCGCCGCCCTGCTCGCCCCGGATCGCGGCCAGCCAGTTGTAGGTGTAGAAGGCGTTGGTGATCAGCGCCCCCTCGTAATAGGCGGGGTTGCCCCACAGGAAATACTTGTCGCTGCGCTGGTCGGCGCCCGCCCCCAGCGTCTCCTCGAAACCCTCGAACCCGTCCGCTGGATTGTTCACCGCGTCATAGGGCGAGCGCAGCAGCACCTGCGGCAGCACCAGCGAGACGTAGCGCGAGTCGGTGAAGGAGCGCAGCGAGTTGTAGTCGAGATAATCCAGCCCGCCGAAAATCTTGCTGAGCGAGTTCGGCTTGTTCAGGTCGGTGAAGCTGGTCAGCCCGAACATGTGCGGCGAGGCCGCGCCCACGAACGGACAGTGCGACGCGGCGGCGATCTGCGCCATGCGCTCCAGCGCATCGACATCCGGCTTGGCGGCGGAGAAGGCGGCGAAATCGCCGATCATCACGCCATAGGGCTTGCCGCCCAGCGTGCCGTATTCCTGCGTATAGACTTTCTTGAACAGCGCCGTCTGATCCCAGTCGGTCGCCTTCTTGAAGTCGGCCTTCACCTCGTCATAGCTGCAGTCCAGCACGCGCAGGATGAGATCCTGGTTGGTGTGGGTGCTCATGACCAGATAGGCGAGGCCGCGCCAGTGCGCCTCCAGCGCCTGGTAGTCCGGGTCGTGCAGGATCTGGTTCACCTGGTCGGAGACCTGGCCGGTCAGCCGGTCGATACTGGCCGCCGCGAAGGCCATCGGCTCGTCCAGCGCGATGGCCGCCTTCTGCCCGGCGACGAATTTCTGCCCCTCGGCATAGATCTGCTGCTTCAGCGCGTATTTCGCCTCGGCCTCGGCCTTTTCCTCCGGCGTCGCCGCGTCAGGGATGGTCGGCGCGGTCGGCGCCTGCGTCATCCCCCAGGCCGCCGCCAGATAGGGGTGCATCTGATAGGTGGCGAGGTCCGCCTGATACTTCTTCAACGCGGTCTGGTAGGTCTCCTTGTCCGCGGCGCTGGCATCGTCGGCAATCGGCGCAGGCGGCGTCGGTTCGGCCGGGGCCGCACCGGGATCGGCGGCGGGCGGATAGACCAGCAGCGCCTGCCCGATCAAGGCGGCCAGCATATCGAGGCCGGTCAGCATCTGGTCGGGCGTCTGGGCCAGCGCCAGATTGCCGGTGGTGAAGGCCGGCTGGAGGTCGGTGGGAAGCGACTGGATCGGTGTCGTCATAGTATCACCTTCAGGCTGGTGGCGGCGTCACAGCGGGACGCTCCTGCACGCATTACGGGTATGAGGAGGACAGCCGTTTAAGACGGCGGCGGCAGCGCCTTCTGGTCGGCAGCAACCTCGGCCTCGTACTGGCTGCGCTGTTGCAGCACCTCGGTCAGCAGCGCGGTCAGGCTGGCGTTGATCTTCGCCGGGTCGGTCTCCGGCTTGTTGTCATCGCCGGCCGGCTGCAGGATCGCCATCACCGTCTGCTGGAAGGCGCTGTTGCCGTCGAGCCGCGCCTGCAACCCCATCAGCGCGCGCCGGTCGGCAAACAGCGGGGCAATGCCCTCGGCGCGCGCAGCGATGGCGCCGGGGCCGAAATCGTCCATTGTCTGGAAGGTCAGCGTATCGCCCGCATCGTCGCCGTTCTGGTCGGTCCAGACCGCCTTCACGCTGGGGCCGATGCGGCCCATGAACTGGGCGAAACTGTCATTGTCGAGCTGGATGAAGTCGCGCTCCGCATAGGGCACGGCGCGTTCCGTCTGCCCGGCGAGGTCGGCCATGATGCCGGCCACGAAGGGCAGCGAGACCGCCAGCGTGGCGCCCTTGGTATAGACCTCGTAGGTGATCTGCACGCGCGGCGGATTGTCTTTGGCGATCAGCTTCTGCGCGCTGGTCTTGGTATCGACGAGAAACATGCGGGCACCCTCCCTGGCATCATATTTCCGGGCGCGCGGAGAAGAGCATCCGCACAGCCATTCACAACCAAAGCGTGTGCGTTCATTAAGCGCATAAGTTTTTTATCATGCAATCTTAAATTGCATGCGTATGCGAAATTTCACGGGAGGGGAGTTTGCCTCTCATCCTTCGTCATGGTCGGACTTGATCCGACCATCTAGCGAACGGTGCCGTCTCTCTGGACCCTCGGGTCAAGCCCGAGGGTGACGAATGGAGAGGTAGAGAAGAAGGCGCGAAAAGCAGCGAAGCCGGCGCAACACACACTGCCCGTCATTCCCGGCCTTGTGCCGGGAATCCAGGGTGCAGCCTACTCGGGCAGGCATCCAGAAAGCGGAAGCCTGGACCCCCGCAATAAATGCGGGGGTGACGGCAGGAGTGGGGGAGAGGCTGTATCCTCACACGTTCAGCAGCAGGAATTCGCGTTCCCACGCGCTGATGACCTGCTGATAAGCGTCGTATTCCCATTCCTTCACGGCGCAGAGCACATCCACGAAGCGGTCGCCGAGCACGGCGCGCAGCTCCTTGGAGCGGTAGAGCCCGCCCAGCGCATCCTGCAGATGGCCGGGCAGCGCGCGGCTCATGCCATAGGCATCGCCCTCCACCGGGGCGGTCGCCTCCAGCCCTTCCTCGATGCCGAGATAGCCCGCCGCCAGCGTCGCCGCGATGGCGAGGTAGGGGTTGGCGTCGGCACCCGCCACGCGGTTCTCCACGCGCCGGGACTTCGGGCCGGTGACCGGCACGCGCAGGCCGGTGGTGCGGTTGTCGCGCCCCCAATGCACATTCTGCGGAGCGGAGAAATGCGGGCCGAAGCGGCGGTAGGAATTCACATAGGGCGCCATCAGCGGCATGGCGCGCGGCAGGTAGCGCTGCAGGCCGGCGATGAAGGCCAGGAAATCCTCGCTGTCCTCGCCATTCGGCTTCGAGAAGATGTTCTGCCCGCTCTTCCCGTCCACCACGCTGACATGCACATGCATGGAGCTGCCGGGCTGGCCCTGCATCGGCTTCGACATGAAGGTGGCGTAGATATTGTGGCGCAGCGCGGTCTGCCGCAGCGTGCGCTTGAACAGGAACACCTGGTCGGCCAGCGCGAGCGGCTCGCC
This is a stretch of genomic DNA from Oceanibaculum indicum P24. It encodes these proteins:
- the tssE gene encoding type VI secretion system baseplate subunit TssE produces the protein MPPRELYGQRAPLFERLSARDTPLVLDGPALADSIRGALVRLLGSRADRSVDSYLAGPRLVTSYGVPGTVDFTAVSLSDRQLMARCLEAAIASYEPRLSDVSIAIEPTRDRLRPLEARLTATVTLMGYQRAVVFLLNGRNVTLAGEG
- a CDS encoding Hcp family type VI secretion system effector — protein: MDYIVLKIADKYAIKGECTLDKHTDEINILGYSTGVAMPLHFDSSGGGRATGRAQVQDITVSKYLDQATPKLNLACCLATELGKIYIYLIRTSGDKPIEAMTYTLENAMVSSVSLNAGGNELPVESVTFNFTKITWSYQFETKEGDQKGKVETEYDLEKATGQGK
- the tssC gene encoding type VI secretion system contractile sheath large subunit is translated as MTTPIQSLPTDLQPAFTTGNLALAQTPDQMLTGLDMLAALIGQALLVYPPAADPGAAPAEPTPPAPIADDASAADKETYQTALKKYQADLATYQMHPYLAAAWGMTQAPTAPTIPDAATPEEKAEAEAKYALKQQIYAEGQKFVAGQKAAIALDEPMAFAAASIDRLTGQVSDQVNQILHDPDYQALEAHWRGLAYLVMSTHTNQDLILRVLDCSYDEVKADFKKATDWDQTALFKKVYTQEYGTLGGKPYGVMIGDFAAFSAAKPDVDALERMAQIAAASHCPFVGAASPHMFGLTSFTDLNKPNSLSKIFGGLDYLDYNSLRSFTDSRYVSLVLPQVLLRSPYDAVNNPADGFEGFEETLGAGADQRSDKYFLWGNPAYYEGALITNAFYTYNWLAAIRGEQGGGLIENLPVYTFTTAAGEQAMKIPTQVMIPDRREAELNDLGFIAICNRKLTNQAVVFGGRTIHNPPKWDNSSAAGQAANASEALSATLPYMLNAARIAQYIKVMLRDTVGSFETSATLQNMVNDWLGTLVLLDDEAQQSVKARYPLRNARADVQPVPGKPGYYTATVYLQPFFQLEGVEVTISLVAELPPPAAAA
- the tssB gene encoding type VI secretion system contractile sheath small subunit, encoding MFLVDTKTSAQKLIAKDNPPRVQITYEVYTKGATLAVSLPFVAGIMADLAGQTERAVPYAERDFIQLDNDSFAQFMGRIGPSVKAVWTDQNGDDAGDTLTFQTMDDFGPGAIAARAEGIAPLFADRRALMGLQARLDGNSAFQQTVMAILQPAGDDNKPETDPAKINASLTALLTEVLQQRSQYEAEVAADQKALPPPS
- a CDS encoding glutamine synthetase family protein, whose protein sequence is MSDDNPFDIGKEFPAEVAEWIAERHIDEVECLVPDMAGIPRGKILPAEKFLQSWGERGLRLPESIFVQTVTGDFPDQVDIDPADSDIYLVPDVSTLRVVPWYDEPTAQIINDCYYADGRPVDIASRQVLKQVLKLYEDKGWQPVVAPEVEFFLVKPNTDPDYPLEPPVGRSGRAETARQSFGIDAVNEFDPVFEEVYDFCEQQQIDVDTLSHESGAAQMEINFNHGEPLALADQVFLFKRTLRQTALRHNIYATFMSKPMQGQPGSSMHVHVSVVDGKSGQNIFSKPNGEDSEDFLAFIAGLQRYLPRAMPLMAPYVNSYRRFGPHFSAPQNVHWGRDNRTTGLRVPVTGPKSRRVENRVAGADANPYLAIAATLAAGYLGIEEGLEATAPVEGDAYGMSRALPGHLQDALGGLYRSKELRAVLGDRFVDVLCAVKEWEYDAYQQVISAWEREFLLLNV